In one window of Plasmodium berghei ANKA genome assembly, chromosome: 14 DNA:
- a CDS encoding BIR protein, producing MTLNVCKAFEGIEEFLPDNFSFENNHTSTKIYNAYCPISKETGKGKCGTIGQIVSAVTTLLLKNLFTGDDYIESDNKNNEYITYIMLWLSDKMKLIKTGNYGSVSDFDTTFIKYDEYYNEHIDQINKKENIMNIKIDEMHKLYGLLNDLCNVITKYTNDPSNCSSFSNFASNWEKQSNQLVNKKIKVFEDEYYCDVLLTLKNAYQKFRNDNHIQNKLPQIIDIEEINNCKKLCKAATKSWRIKSVDLRQIKGKKNIEKSKDTSRYIDVVKNRFESYSSFFSIMFTNVGNNLYKKSLPALTNVYDKFINFADNTINYVNGELKKPIKTYTFDNGIPEEKGPGGDPLSSQETPSEASSPSSSTEQTRTSELPQESSKKKKYDQKNEEDSKKTVPNLVIKRENSVTEVTGNGTTEIDDNPLNLYKKIVISIIMLLIPIVLAIMYKYFSFGWRKELKKKKNMKKAINMFGANETTKRVINPTDRKKQVQIIINSSTQKKQDKKFKNSSTQKKQDKKFKNSFTQKKQDKKVTNSSTQKKQDKKVKNSIYWGKYPLLNIHKLMKTDSVPFIILFLLFIFYVYKRKGYYLE from the exons ATGACTCTCAATGTG TGTAAAGCATTTGAAGGTATTGAGGAATTTTTGCctgataatttttctttcgAGAACAATCATACCTCTactaaaatatacaatgcTTATTGTCCTATTAGCAAGGAAACAGGGAAAGGAAAATGTGGAACTATCGGTCAAATAGTTAGCGCTGTTACTACATTATTACTTAAGAATTTATTCACCGGAGATGATTATATAGAAtctgataataaaaataacgaaTATATCACGTATATTATGCTATGGTTAAGTGATAAAATGAAACTAATTAAAACAGGGAACTACGGAAGCGTGTCAGATTTTGATACCAcgtttataaaatatgatgaaTATTATAACGAACATATTGATCAAatcaataaaaaagaaaacataatgaatattaaaattgatGAAATGCATAAACTTTATGGGTTACTTAATGATCTGTGTAATGTAATTACTAAATATACCAACGATCCTTCAAATTGCTCCagtttttcaaattttgcTAGTAATTGGGAAAAACAATCCAATCAacttgttaataaaaaaattaaggtTTTTGAAGATGAGTATTATTGTGATGTACTGTTgactttaaaaaatgcttATCAGAAATTTAGAAATGATAATCACATCCAAAATAAACTTCCCCAAATTATAGATatagaagaaataaataattgtaaGAAACTATGTAAAGCAGCAACAAAATCATGGAGAATTAAAAGTGTGGATCTCCGACAAATTaagggaaaaaaaaatattgagaAAAGCAAAGATACCTCGAGATATATAGATGTTGTTAAAAATAGATTTGAATCGTATAGCTCATTTTTTAGTATTATGTTTACTAATGTTGGCAATAacttatataaaaagtCGTTGCCAGCGCTAACAAATGTTTAcgataaatttataaattttgcTGATAACACGATTAATTATGTGAATGGGGAGTTAAAAAAACCAATAAAAACTTATACATTCGATAATGGTATACCTGAGGAAAAAGGCCCAGGAGGTGACCCATTATCATCTCAAGAAACTCCATCTGAAGCTTCATCACCATCAAGTTCTACGGAACAAACTAGGACATCAGAATTACCTCAGGAATcatctaaaaaaaaaaaatatgatcaAAAGAATGAAGAAGATTCTAAAAAAACAGTGCCAAATTTAGTGATTAAACGCGAAAATTCAGTAACCGAAGTAACAGGAAATGGAACGACAGAAATAGATGACAATCCACTCAACTTATACAAGAAAATTGTAATTTCAATTATAATGCTTTTAATACCCATTGTTTTAGCTATTATGTACAag tatttttcatttggATGGAGAAAGGaattgaagaaaaaaaaaaacatgaaaaaggctataaatatgtttggTGCAAATGAAACGACAAAAAGAGTTATAAACCCAACTGATCGAAAAAAACAAGtgcaaataattataaattcatctactcaaaaaaaacaggacaaaaagtttaaaaattcatctactcaaaaaaaacaggacaaaaagtttaaaaattcatttactcaaaaaaaacaggATAAAAAGGTTACAAATTCATCtactcaaaaaaaacaggATAAAAAGGTTAAAAATTCCATTTATTGGGGAAAGTATccattattaaatatacacaAACTTATGAAGACCGATTCTGTaccatttattattttatttttgttgtttattttttatgtttataaaagaaaaggCTATTATTTAGAatag
- a CDS encoding BIR protein: MDDHVCRRFLFVRSWFPDKLDTNKNYQFISDEDFKKYCTSNRCNGDLEKINAVCLLLFNEFFGSSSLLKYHNNINIVDYIMIWLSYMLNLKNNVPGITNLQHFYTTYINNDKYKTTITGVTGYTNYKDLIDQKKYFLDMDSNIISNFYEAFKLLCEMYTNFDEKTSYCSNCSQNAIKFVAKCDELKKDSSITSNSSYNELLSTLSNDYNNFKNYYTSKGGNCKDFPLLPTAKTTQISVEFSEHTSKQTVETSDQSPKQTSKQTVETYLQSSAQSSKQNPEQSVQILEQISEVTSSNLSIGNKLFTVLSIFGAIAFFLGISYKYSLFGFRKRAQKQYLREKIKI, encoded by the exons ATGGATGACCATGTg tgTAGAAGGTTCCTTTTTGTAAGGAGTTGGTTTCCCGATAAATTAGAcacaaacaaaaattatcaatTTATTAGTGATGAAGATTTCAAAAAGTATTGTACTAGTAATAGGTGTAATGGTGATCtcgaaaaaattaatgctGTAtgtttattgttatttaatGAATTCTTTGGAAGTTCTTCTTTGCTTAAGTATCATAATAACATCAATATTGTTGATTACATTATGATATGGTTAAGTTATATGTTAAACCTAAAGAATAATGTGCCAGGAATCACCAATCTAcaacatttttatactacatatataaataatgataagtACAAAACTACTATAACTGGTGTTACGGGGTATACAAACTATAAGGATCTTATagatcaaaaaaaatattttttggatATGGATAgtaatattatatctaatttttatgaagcatttaaattattatgtgaAATGTATACTAACTTTGATGAAAAAACATCATATTGCTCTAACTGCTCACAAAATGCTATTAAATTTGTTGCAAAATGTGACGAGCTTAAGAAAGATTCTAGTATAACTAGTAATAGTTCCTATAATGAACTATTGTCTACTTTATCaaatgattataataattttaaaaattattatactaGTAAAGGTGGTAATTGTAAAGATTTTCCACTCCTTCCAACGGCAAAAACAACACAAATTTCTGTAGAATTTTCTGAACATACTTCTAAACAAACTGTAGAAACTTCTGATCAAAGTCCTAAACAAACTTCTAAACAAACTGTAGAAACTTATTTACAAAGTTCTGCACAAAGTTCTAAACAAAATCCTGAACAAAGTGTACAAATATTAGAACAGATTTCTGAAGTTACATCATCAAATTTATCGATAggaaacaaattatttacagTTTTATCGATATTTGGTGCAatagcattttttttaggaaTTTCTTATaag tattcGTTATTTGGATTTCGGAAACGAGCTCAAAAGCAATATttaagagaaaaaataaaaatataa
- a CDS encoding BIR protein: protein MDKNLCSNFIYVTTNLEYDSNNKNYKLKDDQHFKKYCDNENCGSDLERVNAGCLYFFNEFFGSSELFKSVAKSNINIVDYIMLWLNYMLSLKENQAKNSLNYFYTTFINNERYTNSINDVTEYNSYKDLINKRHKLTNKDMDNNIISELYDAFKLLCEMYSAFDGITSNCTKCSEKADEFIKKYNKLNKDSNNIDGSSYRQILCTLSSDYDSLKNKCKDYKPLPEITENISAQMSEVKSSSSLIGNKLFTVLLILGAIAFFLGISYKYSLFGFRKRAQKQYLREKLKK, encoded by the exons ATGGATAAAAATCTg TGTAGTAACTTCATTTATGTAACGACGAATTTAGAATATGATtcgaataataaaaattataaactTAAAGATGATcaacattttaaaaagtatTGTGATAACGAAAATTGTGGGAGTGATCTCGAAAGAGTTAATGCTggatgtttatatttttttaatgaattttttgGGAGTTCTGAGTTGTTTAAGTCTGTTGCAAAAAGTAACATCAATATTGTTGATTACATTATGCTATGgttaaattatatgttaAGTCTAAAGGAAAATCAAGCAAAAAACAgtctaaattatttttatactacatttataaataatgaaaggTATACAAATTCTATAAATGATGTTACGGAGTATAATAGTTATAAGGAccttataaataaaaggcACAAGTTGACGAATAAGGACAtggataataatataatatctGAATTATATGAtgcatttaaattattatgtgaAATGTATTCTGCATTTGATGGAATCACGTCAAATTGCACAAAATGTTCAGAAAAAGCTGatgaatttattaaaaaatataataaacttAATAAAGATTCCAATAATATTGATGGCAGTTCATATAGACAAATATTGTGCACTTTATCAAGTGATTATGAtagtttaaaaaataaatgtaaagaTTATAAACCCCTTCCAGAGATAACAGAAAACATTTCTGCACAAATGTCTGAAGTTAAATCATCAAGTTCGTTGATAggaaacaaattatttacagTTTTATTGATACTTGGTGCAatagcattttttttaggaaTCTCCTATaag tattcGTTATTTGGATTTCGGAAACGAGCtcaaaaacaatatttaagAGAAaagctaaaaaaataa